In Apteryx mantelli isolate bAptMan1 chromosome 18, bAptMan1.hap1, whole genome shotgun sequence, a single window of DNA contains:
- the OCSTAMP gene encoding osteoclast stimulatory transmembrane protein isoform X1, which yields MEGLRARLGHLSAAWLRVCVYCEDFLLPKVHRTMVHLWSVYSKPVPANARELWTLFLQCFCITVVIGGLFYNWMFASLEYSRHLSTAIAVSFSLLLLLTLFLVHPARCVFSIIMPTLGTKQGRKLLLSTCIMIVAVNVTPNIISNIKTILQVIECICKNSSESLLNSTALLGEASWEFGDVIQTVVDDTNAWRPMNGHFKFALLNNSALINQQMHLAGEKIRGNFLAVEALVKNSVRAGNRLVAGFSVLYLCFESAWYLKNYLTNLRFDNFYITKKLERLSVDREAAHLLTGSSKNLLRPTGLKLSREEVMLCLAQMMFLTVVLMLMLVIIVMDHFAFSVADTAVRKVAQFSVVPVTLSIKYSAKIRTLPFLWKLFQISYGEPSIQDFEKSYHHYLSFSSAHCRISPPRPSNNAVVLIVGLLYFIIYTTVFLETYAHRSCRKIAASFFESQEEKRAHYLYNKLSRKYEEEKNSTRN from the exons ATGGAGGGGTTACGAGCAAGACTGGGGCATCTTTCTGCAGCTTG GTTGAGAGTCTGTGTCTACTGTGAAGACTTCCTGCTCCCAAAGGTACACAGGACCATGGTACATCTATGGTCAGTTTACTCCAAGCCTGTCCCAGCAAATGCCAGAGAGCTGTGGACCTTATTTCTACAGTGTTTCTGCATCACAGTGGTGATAGGAGGCCTCTTTTACAACTGGATGTTTGCTTCCCTGGAGTATTCACGGCATCTCTCTACTGCAATTGCCGTTTCCTTCAGTCTGCTCCTTCTACTGACCCTTTTCTTGGTGCATCCTGCCCGTTGTGTCTTCAGTATCATCATGCCTACTTTAGGTACAAAACAAGGTCGGAAGCTTCTCTTGTCTACCTGCATCATGATTGTGGCGGTTAATGTAACACCAAACATCATAAGTAACATTAAAACCATACTGCAGGTTATTGAATGCATCTGCAAAAATTCCTCGGAGAGCCTTTTGAACTCAACTGCTCTCTTAGGGGAAGCATCCTGGGAGTTTGGAGATGTAATCCAAACAGTTGTTGATGACACTAATGCTTGGAGGCCTATGAATGGACATTTTAAATTTGCACTACTTAATAACAGCGCCTTGATTAATCAGCAAATGCATCTTGCTGGTGAGAAAATTAGGGGCAACTTTTTGGCAGTTGAAGCACTGGTAAAAAATTCAGTACGAGCAGGTAACAGACTGGTTGCTGGCTTCTCCGTGCTCTATCTCTGTTTTGAGTCTGCCTGGTATTTGAAAAATTATCTCACCAACCTCCGCTTCGACAATTTTTACATCACCAAGAAACTGGAGCGCTTATCTGTGGACAGAGAAGCGGCTCATCTGCTGACAGGCTCATCCAAAAATCTCCTTCGGCCAACAGGTCTGAAGTTGTCCCGGGAGGAAGTAATGCTCTGCCTCGCACAAATGATGTTCCTTACTGTGGTCTTGATGCTGATGCTGGTCATCATAGTGATGGACCACTTCGCGTTCAGCGTGGCAGACACTGCAGTGAGAAAGGTGGCTCAGTTCTCGGTGGTGCCTGTGACTCTCAGCATCAAATACAGT GCAAAAATAAGGACCCTACCCTTCCTCTGGAAACTTTTCCAGATTTCTTATGGAGAACCATCAATTCAGGACTTTGAAAAAAGTTACCATCATTATCTGAGCTTCAGCTCTGCCCATTGCAGGATCAGCCCACCAAGGCCTTCCAATAACGCTGTGGTGCTCATTGTTGGGCTGCTCTACTTCATCATCTACACCACGGTATTTCTGGAAACCTATGCCCACCGCTCGTGCAGAAAAATCGCAGCCTCCTTCTTTGAGAGCCAAGAGGAGAAGCGAGCACATTACCTCTACAACAAGCTCTCCAGGAAGTACGAGGAGGAGAAAAACTCCACGAGAAACTAA
- the OCSTAMP gene encoding osteoclast stimulatory transmembrane protein isoform X2 yields the protein MEGLRARLGHLSAAWLRVCVYCEDFLLPKVHRTMVHLWSVYSKPVPANARELWTLFLQCFCITVVIGGLFYNWMFASLEYSRHLSTAIAVSFSLLLLLTLFLVHPARCVFSIIMPTLGLKLSREEVMLCLAQMMFLTVVLMLMLVIIVMDHFAFSVADTAVRKVAQFSVVPVTLSIKYSAKIRTLPFLWKLFQISYGEPSIQDFEKSYHHYLSFSSAHCRISPPRPSNNAVVLIVGLLYFIIYTTVFLETYAHRSCRKIAASFFESQEEKRAHYLYNKLSRKYEEEKNSTRN from the exons ATGGAGGGGTTACGAGCAAGACTGGGGCATCTTTCTGCAGCTTG GTTGAGAGTCTGTGTCTACTGTGAAGACTTCCTGCTCCCAAAGGTACACAGGACCATGGTACATCTATGGTCAGTTTACTCCAAGCCTGTCCCAGCAAATGCCAGAGAGCTGTGGACCTTATTTCTACAGTGTTTCTGCATCACAGTGGTGATAGGAGGCCTCTTTTACAACTGGATGTTTGCTTCCCTGGAGTATTCACGGCATCTCTCTACTGCAATTGCCGTTTCCTTCAGTCTGCTCCTTCTACTGACCCTTTTCTTGGTGCATCCTGCCCGTTGTGTCTTCAGTATCATCATGCCTACTTTAG GTCTGAAGTTGTCCCGGGAGGAAGTAATGCTCTGCCTCGCACAAATGATGTTCCTTACTGTGGTCTTGATGCTGATGCTGGTCATCATAGTGATGGACCACTTCGCGTTCAGCGTGGCAGACACTGCAGTGAGAAAGGTGGCTCAGTTCTCGGTGGTGCCTGTGACTCTCAGCATCAAATACAGT GCAAAAATAAGGACCCTACCCTTCCTCTGGAAACTTTTCCAGATTTCTTATGGAGAACCATCAATTCAGGACTTTGAAAAAAGTTACCATCATTATCTGAGCTTCAGCTCTGCCCATTGCAGGATCAGCCCACCAAGGCCTTCCAATAACGCTGTGGTGCTCATTGTTGGGCTGCTCTACTTCATCATCTACACCACGGTATTTCTGGAAACCTATGCCCACCGCTCGTGCAGAAAAATCGCAGCCTCCTTCTTTGAGAGCCAAGAGGAGAAGCGAGCACATTACCTCTACAACAAGCTCTCCAGGAAGTACGAGGAGGAGAAAAACTCCACGAGAAACTAA